The genomic stretch ATTACGGCTATCATATCGTGACCATGGCATCGCTGGGCATCAAGCCGAGGTATGTCACCCTTGAGCCGCCTCACTGGTCTTTTACCACAAAAGCCCTTGAAGACGCTGTTACCAGTCGAACACGGGCCATCATCCTGAACACGCCGTCCAATCCGGCGGGCAAGGTCTTCAACCGTGAAGAGATGTCGGTCATTGCCGATTTCGCCGAAGCACATGATCTCTTTGTTTTTACGGATGAAATTTACGAACACTTTGTTTTTGACGGGCTCAAGCACATTTCCCCGGCCACCCTGCCGGGAATGGGACGCCGGACCATCACCATCTCCGGGCTTTCCAAGGTATTTTCCATCACGGGCTGGCGACTGGGCTACGCCATCTGCGACCCGGAATGGGCGTTGCCCATCGGCCATTTCAGTGACCTGGTCTATGTCTGCGCTCCGGCCCCGCTCCAGATCGGCGCGGCCAACGGACTGGCTACCCTCGGCCCTGACTACTATCAGGCCATATCCGACGACCACCAACAAAAGCGTGATCTCTTTTGCAATACGCTCAAGGAGATCGATCTGACGCCGCATGTTCCAGAAGGAGCCTACTATACGCTGGCCGATATATCGTCGCTTCCCGGTGAAACAGCCAAGGAGCGGGCGCTGTACCTGCTGCAACAGACCGGCGTGCCCTGCGTCCCCGGTTCCGCCTTTTTCCACGGCCCGGAAGGTGAAACACTGGCGCGTTTCTGCTTTGCCAAGGAAATGCCGGTACTGGAAGATGCCATGAACCGTTTACGGAGGCTGTCCTCATGAATGATTCGCAAAAAAAGCAGTTCAAGGCATTTGCGCAGGAGGAAATGAAGGAAATCAAGGAAGAGATTCCTCACCTTGAGAAACTGCTGGAACCGGTTGCCCCCGACAATGCCATCGGCCGCATCTCCCGCATGGACAACATCGTCAACCAGTCCGTGGCCGAGGCACAGCTTTCCAAGGCCCGGGTCCGTCTGATGAGCCTGGAAAAAGCGCTCAAACGCGTGGATGAAGACGAAGATTTCGGGCGGTGCATCGAATGCGACGACCTTATCCCCATGGCCCGCCTCAAAGCCATGCCGGAAACCGAATTATGCGTTGAATGTGCGGAGTAACCCACAGACTGTCAGCGGACACGATGCCTGCATCGTGTCCGTTTTTTATTCGACCGTTACAGCGTAGACGCCAGCCCATCCGCCCATGAACACCCGTTTCCTGACAAACGGTTCTCCCGAGCGATGGAGGAAAGACGTGGTTCCGCCCCGATCCATGTATTGTCGGAAACAGGCATGATGGTCGGCACCGGCCAACCGTTCGACCATGGCTACTACCAGGCCCGTCATAGGTGAACGGCCAACGGATGGTAGGCGGTAGTCACCGATGAGAACGACCCCGCCGGGACGGACGATACGCAAGGTTTCCGCAAAAATACGCTCTGCCTGATCAAGCGGTTTTTCATGAAGGGCAAAGCTGATGAATCCGGCATCGAAACCATCCGAGGCGAATGGCAAACGTGTGGCGTCCCCTTGCTGAAAACGAACACCGGAGCGCTTTTTTCTGGCCACAGCCAACATGTCGGGAGAAAGATCCAGGCCGATCACGGGGAGTCCCGCTTCAAAACACATTCCGGCAAGCATGCCCGTACCGCAACAGACATCCACCGCAGATCGACAGCCCCTCTTGAGGGCAACCTGTACCATGGACTCATGCACAGGACGAAGAGATGGTCCGACAAGGGTATCGTACCACTTCGCCATACGGCTGTATTCATTCATGATCAATCTAGTGTGACTGAGGCGCCATGGAGGGCTCGAATATTGACGCCATGCCTCTGATAAATGTGATCCAGAGCACCAGAATCCACCAACTCCTGCATGCGACGGTCATAGACTTCCTTGAGTCGTCGACCACTCTCCGAAGGGCTGAATATGGGGCAGACCTCAAGTGTGGTGATGGGGGAAATGCGTAGGTCACTGAGCTGGATACCGGACCGGGGCAACGCTTCCAGCAGTTGGTCCTTGTCACCTATGATGTATTCCACATGCCCCCTGTCCAACATCTGGAAGGCAAAACCGAGATCGTACACTTCCTGTGGGGACATCTTCACCGTGATGTATTCCTGCCAGTCAAACCCGTTGAGATAGGCCACGCGTTTGTCGCGAAGAGAATCAACCCCGGTAAAATCCGTGGAACGAAAATGGACTGCTACCAAATCGTACAGCGCCAGGGACACAGCCCCTTGAACAACGTCATTGAATTGATCCCTGACGCTCAGAGTGCATTGAATCCTGGAGTCAGTCACAGATTGCAGCGCACGCGGATACGGCAGGGATTTGTGTTTGAAACCAATCCCCTCATCCTCGTACACACTCTGCAGAATCTCCGTATACAGTCCGGCCTGTCCCGGCTGCACGGCCCGGCCGACATAGGGCATGCCGAACACACACACCTCTCGCGGAACCCAGGGGTCATCTTCCTGCGCAAACGCGGTGACGGCCATCAACAGGGTAAAAATTATGATCAAATATTGCTTCACCGTTGCAATATCGTGCAAGTGTACACAAAAAGCAAGCATTGGTGTCTGAATCTTGAAAATTGCATTTGTTGGACGAACTCCCCACCCCGTGATAGGCAGCAATATAAACGGGTGTCTGCGGACACCGGGGGAGAACATAATGAAATTTTCCGGCATCAACCTGTTGGATGAACTGGCAAAAGAGGAACTGGCGGACCTCCGTGCCGTATTCCATGAAAAGACCTATCCCAAGGGTACGATCATCTATGCCCCTGATGAGCAGGAGAACCTTGTTTTCGTGATCGGCAGCGGACGGGTGCGTATTTATCTCGGCTATGAAGACAAGGAATTTTCTCTGGCCATCCTCAACCCCGGCGACCTCTACGCCACCCATGCGGATTGTTTCATCGAAGCCTTTGACGACTGCACCCTGCTGGTCGCGGACGTCCATTCGGTCAAAACCGTCATGGATCGTGTCCCCATGTTCACACGGACCATGGTTCGCGTTCTGGGCAACATCCTCCACAACTCCTTTTCCATCATCGGCGGCCTTGCCTTCAAGGATATCCATGAACGACTGATCGACTATATCCTCAGCGAAGCCCGTTCTGCTCCGCCGTCAGAGAATGGCGGTGTCCACATCTCTCTGGGACTGACCATGGAACAACTCGCCCAGCTCATGGGCGCCAGTCGCCAGACCATCTCCACGCTGCTCAATGAAATAGTCCGGCAGGGTCTCATGGAAAAAGAGGGACGTGGCAGGTATTACATTCCGGATTTATCAGCACTGGAAGCCGCAGCCGGACAATAAACGCGGCAGGTTTCAAGCCACCCACAGCACCCTCCATCGCCCAAGCCTGCATCGGCAGCTTACCATCGTCATTCGCACACGCTCGACGCAAGGTGCAATACGTGCCATAACGTACGCACTATTGCGTATGCGTAATACCCCAGCTTGGCGGTCTGGTTATTATCATGATCTTTTTCTTTCCATTTGTCGGCTATCCGACAGATAAGGTAAGAGACTCCGTGTATGGTCCGTCAGAAACTGGAGTCAAGACGCTGATCGTTTCGGATCGTTGCGGTAAGAAGATCCTGTTAAACCAGGCATTTGGAGGTACGTATGGCCAAGGAACCAAAACCCATTGATGATCTGACCATCTGGGATGACGCAAAAGCGATGATAAAGAAGGCACGGGAAGAAGGTATCGAAACCGTGCACGAACGTCTGCAGATGCAGACTCCCCACTGTAAATTCTGTGAACTCGGCACCACCTGTCGCAACTGTACCATGGGCCCGTGCCGCATCTCCAAGAAGATGCCGCGTGGCGTTTGCGGTGCGGATGCCGATGTGGTGGTTGCACGCAATTTCGGGCGTTTCATCGCCGGTGGTGCAGCCGGACACTCGGACCATGGCCGCGACCTGATCGAAGTGCTCGAAGCCATCGTCGAAGGCGAGGCCAAGGACTACAAGATCACCGATGAAGCCAAGCTGATACGCATTGCCGCTGAAGTCGGCATTGAAACCGAAGGACGCGACATCATGGCCGTGGCCGAAGACGCCATGGAATGTTTCTTCGGCGATTTCGGTTCCCGCAAATCCGAAGTCGCCTTCCTGTCCCGCGCACCCAAGGTTCGCCGCGACAAATGGGACAGCCTGAACATGACCCCCCGTGGCATTGACCGTGAAATCGCGGAGATGATGCACCGCACCCATATGGGCTGTGACAACGACGCTCCCAACACGATGATCCACGCGGCCCGTACCGCACTGGCCGACGGTTGGGGCGGCTCCATGATCGGCACCGAACTGTCGGATGTCATCTTCGGGACACCCACGCCGAAAATGTCGACAGCCAACCTCGGTATCATCAAGGAAGACCAGGTCAACCTGCTCGTCCACGGCCACAATCCGGTCGTTTCCGAAATGATCCTGGCCGCAGCCCGCGATCCCGAGCTGGTGGCCCGGGCCAAGGAACTGGGCGCTGAAGGCATCAATGTCGGTGGTCTGTGCTGCACCGGAAACGAGTTGCTCATGCGCCAGGGAATCCCCATGGCCGGTAACCACCTGATGACCGAACTGGCGATCCTCACCGGTGCCGTCGAAGCCATCGTGGTCGATTACCAGTGCATCATGCCCAGCCTGGTGACAATAGCCGGCTGTTACCACACCAAATTCATCGACACAGCCAACAAGGCACGCTTCACCGGCGGCATCCACATCGACTTCCAGCCCAAGACAGCAATGGAACAGGCCAAGGAAATCGTTTCCATGGCAGTGGAAGGCTTTGCCGAACGTGATGCCGGGCGCGTGGACATTCCGTGCGAGCCCGTTTCCATCATGACCGGCTTCTCCAACGAAGCAGTCATCGAAGCCCTTGGCGGCTCACTTGACCCGCTGGTTCAGGCCATCGCCAATGGCGACATCCGCGGTGCCGTGGGCATTGTCGGCTGCAACAACCCGAAGTTCAAACAGGACTCCATGAACGTCGGGCTGGCCAAAGAGCTGATCAAACGCGACATCCTTGTCCTGGCAACCGGCTGTGTCACCACGGCAGCAGGCAAGGCCGGACTGCTCGTTCCCGAGGCCATCGAGATGGCCGGTCCCGGGCTCAAGAAGGTCTGCGGTTCCCTCGGTATTCCACCGGTCCTGCATTACGGGTCCTGTGTTGACAACTCACGTATTCTCCAACTGTGCGGCGCTCTGGCCGACACGCTCGGAGTGGATATCTCGGACCTTCCGGTGGGCGCATCCTCCCCGGAATGGTATTCCGAAAAGGCCGCAGCCATCGGTTTGTACGCCGTGGCTTCCGGCATCTACACGCATCTCGGGCATCCGCCGAACATACTCGGTTCGGAAACCGTCACCAACCTCGCAGTCGAAGGGCTTGAAGACCTCGTCGGCGCCACCTTCTTCATCGAACCCGATCCGGTGAAAACCGCGGAAATGTTCGATGAACGCATCAAAGCCAAACGCAAAGGGTTGGGATTGAGTGAATAGGTAGCGATGCCCGGATTCGCTCCGTTTCGGTGCCACCTCCCCGAAACGGCGGCTGGGGGGACCTCCTGCGGGAGGTCCCCTACCAGTTGGCGGTATCCACAATCACCAGAGAACAAAACTCACGGACAATCACTGCATACTGTGCTGGAGAAATGACCATGAAAATAGCTTTTGCAGGCAAAGGCGGGGTCGGCAAGACGTCCCTGGCCGCATGGACTGCTGATTATCTCGCCCGACAGGGTAAAAATGTGTGGCTCATCGATGCTGACACCGCACTTTCTCTGGGGCAGGCTTCAGGTGTTGCGCCTGAGACCCTGCCGGAACCGCTCATATGCAGGGAAGACCTTGTCCGTGATCGCATCCACGCCGGTGGATTTCTGAACCTCAATCCCGATGTGGACGACCTGCCCGACACTCTTGCCATGGATATCCCCCTCAGTGGAGAACCCGCAGACGGGGTACAACCCGGGCGAAAGCGGTTGATTGTCATGGGTGCCGTGACCAATGCGGGAGGCGGCTGTGCATGCGACGCCAATGCATTGCTCAAGGCCATGCTGGCGCATATCGTGATGGACCGGGACGAATGGGTGCTGGTTGATCTGGAAGCCGGGGTTGAACACTTGGGACGCGGCACAGTCTCCCATGTGGACGGACTCGTCGTGGTCAGCGAACCGTCCATGCGCAGCCTGCACACAGGGGCTGAGGTGGGGCGCATGGCCTCGGACCTCGGCCTGACCAATCAGGCACTGGTCATCAACCGCTACAACGGCGGAACCCCACCCGAGCTGGACGGACTGCCGGAGTGGTCACTGACCATACCGCCCATCGAGGGATTGCTGTCCCGGCAGATGACCGACTCCTCCGTGCTGAATCTGCCCGAACAGAACGAGCTGGACGCCACCATCGAGCGCCTTCTGACTCGATTGTCTGGCAGGCAATAGTGCCAAACGCCATAAAGGGCGCCGCAAAAATCATTCAATGTTGTGAAGGGATGGGTGGTGGAAGCTGACGCGACTGGGGTCGAGGCCCGTTCATCATCGAGTCAAGTACTGCTCGTGGTTCAGCTCTTATCCGGCTCGTACATCTCTACCCTGTTCCGGCCGTTTTCCTTTGCCTGATACAGAGCGATATCTGCATGCTTCATCAGCATGTTGACCTCACTGCATGAAGCATCAAGAGTGGCAACGCCAAGGCTTATGGTGAATGAGATCACCGTACCGTCGCCAAGAACGACTTCCTTGTTCTCCATGGCAACCCGCAGCTTTTCCGCCAGGAGTTCCGCTCCGCTCATGTCTGTCTCAGGAAGCCCCACAGCGAACTCTTCGCCTCCGATCCGACCAAGGATATCAACATCACGCACCATGGTCCTGGCTGTTGAGGCTATGCTTTTGAGCACCATATCGCCTACATCGTGGCCGTATGTGTCATTGATGTTTTTGAATTTATCCACATCAAACATGATGAAGGAAAACGGATTGCCATACCGACTGCTGCGCTGAAATTCCCGTTCGACCATTTCCATGAATCGGCGGCGGTTCAGGAGCTTGGTCATGTCGTCGGTGGTAGCCAGCAATCGGAGCTGTTCCTCCTGTTTGCGGGCCATGGTCACACCCCAATTGACACCAATCAGGTATTCCGGGCGATTATTGCTATCGGCCTGCACCAGCGCTGCCGCCTTAATGTGTCGGACTTCCTTGTTGGGCCAGACTACACGGAACTCCCAATCCCAGAGAGCCTGCGTCAGTATCGCATGCTGCAACGACCCCTCGGCCTGCTCCAGGTCTTCGGAATGCACCCGACTGCGCCATGCCTCGTACAACCCGCTGAATTCTCCGGGCTGCACTCCGTACAGGCGAAACATCTGCGAATCCCAATGGAGTGCATTGGTCTGTACATTCAACTCCCAGACTCCAATGCCACCTGCTTTTGA from Pseudodesulfovibrio profundus encodes the following:
- a CDS encoding pyridoxal phosphate-dependent aminotransferase, which gives rise to MSLKVSKRRPLVAQSEIRNMSIECAKAKGINLAQGVCDLPVPDAVRQGAQEAMDRGINTYTRFDGRWELRKAVAEKQGRFTGLDIDPEGQVVVSAGATGAFYSACLALLDEGDEVVVFEPYYGYHIVTMASLGIKPRYVTLEPPHWSFTTKALEDAVTSRTRAIILNTPSNPAGKVFNREEMSVIADFAEAHDLFVFTDEIYEHFVFDGLKHISPATLPGMGRRTITISGLSKVFSITGWRLGYAICDPEWALPIGHFSDLVYVCAPAPLQIGAANGLATLGPDYYQAISDDHQQKRDLFCNTLKEIDLTPHVPEGAYYTLADISSLPGETAKERALYLLQQTGVPCVPGSAFFHGPEGETLARFCFAKEMPVLEDAMNRLRRLSS
- a CDS encoding TraR/DksA family transcriptional regulator, which encodes MNDSQKKQFKAFAQEEMKEIKEEIPHLEKLLEPVAPDNAIGRISRMDNIVNQSVAEAQLSKARVRLMSLEKALKRVDEDEDFGRCIECDDLIPMARLKAMPETELCVECAE
- a CDS encoding class I SAM-dependent methyltransferase, producing MNEYSRMAKWYDTLVGPSLRPVHESMVQVALKRGCRSAVDVCCGTGMLAGMCFEAGLPVIGLDLSPDMLAVARKKRSGVRFQQGDATRLPFASDGFDAGFISFALHEKPLDQAERIFAETLRIVRPGGVVLIGDYRLPSVGRSPMTGLVVAMVERLAGADHHACFRQYMDRGGTTSFLHRSGEPFVRKRVFMGGWAGVYAVTVE
- a CDS encoding substrate-binding periplasmic protein, translated to MHDIATVKQYLIIIFTLLMAVTAFAQEDDPWVPREVCVFGMPYVGRAVQPGQAGLYTEILQSVYEDEGIGFKHKSLPYPRALQSVTDSRIQCTLSVRDQFNDVVQGAVSLALYDLVAVHFRSTDFTGVDSLRDKRVAYLNGFDWQEYITVKMSPQEVYDLGFAFQMLDRGHVEYIIGDKDQLLEALPRSGIQLSDLRISPITTLEVCPIFSPSESGRRLKEVYDRRMQELVDSGALDHIYQRHGVNIRALHGASVTLD
- a CDS encoding Crp/Fnr family transcriptional regulator, which codes for MKFSGINLLDELAKEELADLRAVFHEKTYPKGTIIYAPDEQENLVFVIGSGRVRIYLGYEDKEFSLAILNPGDLYATHADCFIEAFDDCTLLVADVHSVKTVMDRVPMFTRTMVRVLGNILHNSFSIIGGLAFKDIHERLIDYILSEARSAPPSENGGVHISLGLTMEQLAQLMGASRQTISTLLNEIVRQGLMEKEGRGRYYIPDLSALEAAAGQ
- the cooS gene encoding anaerobic carbon-monoxide dehydrogenase catalytic subunit; translated protein: MAKEPKPIDDLTIWDDAKAMIKKAREEGIETVHERLQMQTPHCKFCELGTTCRNCTMGPCRISKKMPRGVCGADADVVVARNFGRFIAGGAAGHSDHGRDLIEVLEAIVEGEAKDYKITDEAKLIRIAAEVGIETEGRDIMAVAEDAMECFFGDFGSRKSEVAFLSRAPKVRRDKWDSLNMTPRGIDREIAEMMHRTHMGCDNDAPNTMIHAARTALADGWGGSMIGTELSDVIFGTPTPKMSTANLGIIKEDQVNLLVHGHNPVVSEMILAAARDPELVARAKELGAEGINVGGLCCTGNELLMRQGIPMAGNHLMTELAILTGAVEAIVVDYQCIMPSLVTIAGCYHTKFIDTANKARFTGGIHIDFQPKTAMEQAKEIVSMAVEGFAERDAGRVDIPCEPVSIMTGFSNEAVIEALGGSLDPLVQAIANGDIRGAVGIVGCNNPKFKQDSMNVGLAKELIKRDILVLATGCVTTAAGKAGLLVPEAIEMAGPGLKKVCGSLGIPPVLHYGSCVDNSRILQLCGALADTLGVDISDLPVGASSPEWYSEKAAAIGLYAVASGIYTHLGHPPNILGSETVTNLAVEGLEDLVGATFFIEPDPVKTAEMFDERIKAKRKGLGLSE
- a CDS encoding ATP-binding protein — encoded protein: MKIAFAGKGGVGKTSLAAWTADYLARQGKNVWLIDADTALSLGQASGVAPETLPEPLICREDLVRDRIHAGGFLNLNPDVDDLPDTLAMDIPLSGEPADGVQPGRKRLIVMGAVTNAGGGCACDANALLKAMLAHIVMDRDEWVLVDLEAGVEHLGRGTVSHVDGLVVVSEPSMRSLHTGAEVGRMASDLGLTNQALVINRYNGGTPPELDGLPEWSLTIPPIEGLLSRQMTDSSVLNLPEQNELDATIERLLTRLSGRQ